The nucleotide sequence TATGGCAGAACAACTTAAAGCGGTAGGAGCTCCATTTATCTCCGTTTTTAAAAATCGAGATTTTTCAGAATATTCAGATAAGAATTTACATTATTCACTATTAGAACGTATCCATGAAATTTGATAATATTCAACATGTTTATTTTGATTTAGACCATACTCTATGGGATTTTGATAAAAATTCTGCCTTAACATTTGAGATGATCCTGAAACAAGAACGTATAGATATCGATTTATCTGAATTCTTAGATGTCTATATTCCTATAAATAGCAATTATTGGGAATTGTATCGTAATGACCAGATCTCTAAAGAATCTCTAAGGTCTGGCAGGTTAAAAGATAGTTTTGAGCAACTAAAAATGAACATACCTCTAGAAACTGTTGATAGTCTTGCCACAAAATATTTAGAATACTTACCTCAGAATAATCATTTGCTAGAAGATACCCTGGAGATTTTAGAGTATTTGAAGCCCAACTATAAGTTACATATTATTACCAATGGTTTTGAAGAGGTACAGAATGATAAATTAAATAATTCTAAAATATCTAAATTCTTTACCACAATAACTACTTCAGAAGAGGCCGGGGTTAAAAAACCGAATACTAAGATCTTCAATTTAGCTTTAGAAAAAGCATCGGCATACCCGGAAAATAGTATTATGATTGGAGATAATTTTGAAGCTGATATCTTAGGTGCTAAGAATGCAGGAATGAAATTTCTATACTTTGACTATTATCAAAAGCGCGAAGTTTTAGAATGTCTTCAAATTCAAAAGTTAAAAGAGATATACGAGTATCTATAGCAATAAAGAATTCCTATATTCGTTTTATTACCCAAATCTTAAACCGAATGTACCTCCAGAAACTTTTATATAAGGTCCTGCTATTTTCCTTGATTATAATTGGTGCTATTTCGTGTGTTAAAGATGTAGATCTCGATCAAACCGATGAAATATCTCTTCAGCCAAAAATGCAAGTAGATCTATTGATATTTGATGTAGATGAAGTAGATTTTATAGATCCTGAAACTACTGCTTTAAGAACAGTTATTAAAGATACTGTAAGGCTTGAATTTCTAGATGATAGTTACATTCAAGATGATCTGGATAAAGTGGAATTTAGCTTTAAATATAGCAACACCTTCCCTCAAGATTTTAATACTACTATCTACCTGCTTTCAGAAAATGACAGAACACAGAGAAAAATAGATCTTACAGTGAAGGGAGGTTCTTCAACCTCTCCAGAAATTACAGAAATAATAGATTTTGTAGATACAGCTGAAATTGATATGATTAAGAGATCTATTAAAATGGTAGTTGAGGTTGCTGTAGTTCCTAATACAGAACCTTTTGTGGGGGAGCTTAAATTTCAATCTAAAGGCTTATTTTATTTTGTTTTTTAAGTTATGAGAATAGTCATAAGCATTATATTATTTCTGTGTTTTTCTGTGCTCACGGCTCAGAATAAGCAGTTGTTGTATAATGTTAGTGCGCTACCACAAACCCTAATGTCCAATCCTGGAGCCAATATTAATTTTGATGGACATATAGGTATTCCCTTTCTTTCTCAAATTAGTTTTGCTGTGGGTTCTTCTGGCGTAGATATGCACGATATCTTTAAAACTTCGAGCAATGGGATAAATTCAAGAATTACTAATACAATACAGCGCCTTACCAATCAAGACTACTTTATGGTGAATGAGCAAATTGAGATCTTGTCACTAGGCTGGAGAATTAATAAAGATAATTATCTCTCGGCAGGGGTCTATCAAGAAACAGATCTGTTTGCATATTTTCCTAAGGATCCTATGGTCTTAATTAATGAAGGGAATAATGATTATCTCAATGTTCCTTTTAAATTTGAGGATGTGAGTTTTACAGGAGAAGTGCTCACCGTTTATCATTTGGGTTGGAACAAAAGAATGGATAATAAACTTACGCTAGGGGCAAGGCTAAAGTTATATTCTGGAATTTTTAATGTGGAAAGTACAGACAATTCGGGAACTTTTACAACGCGCGAAACTCCAGAGGGTTTAAATTATTATAGACATTTCGCATCCGGTATAGATATAAGAGTAAATACCTCTGGGTATGCTTCTCTTAAAGATGATAGTAAAACTGTACAAGAAGCCTCCAAAGAAATATTAAAGCGATCTTTTTTTGGAGGTAATGTAGGTGCGGGTATAGATCTAGGTGCTACCTATAAAATAGATCAAAATTTTGTGGTAACAGGAGCTATACAGGATTTTGGTTTGATGTATCAAAGAGAAGATGTTGAAAATTATCTTTACTACGGAACTTATGAAACCAGTGGAATAGAACCACTTTTTCCAGAAGTGGCTCCCGGAGGAAAAGCAATTCCTTATTGGGATATTTTTGAAGATGAAGTAGATGCAAATTTGAAAGATGAAACTATTCAGGAGTCCTACATTACTTGGAGACCATTAAAGATAAATACAAGTTTGCAATATGGTTTTGGAGAGACCGTTGGCCCATGCAACTATCTAAGACCATTAAAAAGAAGATTTGAGAACATATTTGGGATACAACTATTTGGTGTAAAGAGGCCAAGAGGTCTAAAATATGCTTTTACGATGTTCTATGATAGGAAATTCACTCCAGATCTAAGAATGAAAATAACATATACGCTAGATGATTTTTCTTATGCAAATGTAGGATTAATGGTTTCAAAGAAAATTAATAATTTTAATCTCTATCTTGCGGCAGATAATCTTTTTGGATATATCAATTTAGCCAGGTCACAACATCAGGCGCTACAAATGGGACTTCAATTTATATTTATTAAATAATGAAAAACATAATTTATTCCGTAATATTTATAGTACTAGGTACACTTTCAAGTTTTGCTCAAGTCAATCCATACAAGTATGTAATCGTACCAAACGAATTTGAATTTTTAAGAGAAGCAGATCAATATCAATTGAATTCTCTCACTAAGTTTCTCTTTGAAAAATATGGGTTTACCGCCTTTTTAGAAGGAGAGCAACTACCTTTAGAATTAGCAGGAAATAGATGTAAAGCGCTTACCGCTTTTGTAAAGAATGAGTCTGGAATTTTTTCAACTAAATTCTACGTCGGATTAAAAGATTGTAATAATAAAGAGATCTTTATTTCTAAGGAAGGTACCAGTAGAACTAAAGAATACAAAGTAGCTTATCACGAAGCTCTAAGAGATGCATTTCAATCTGTAGCAGCGTTAAACTATAGCTACAATAATTCGGAGGCTCTAAAATCAACAGATAGTACAAGTAAAAAAGAAGATATTGCTGTTGTTGAGGTAGTGGCAGTTCCAACTGCAATTAATAGGAAGGACGAGCGTATAACAGGTAATAAATCTATGAAACAGCCTTCAGAAGATAGGGTAGATGCCAAGATCTCTGGTAATTTATCTTTCGAAATGAAGGGGAATACCTATATTCTAAAAAGATCTGACAATGGTTATAAATTTTTTCAGAATGGAATGACTGAACCTTTTGCTGCGCTTATAGCTTCAAATAAAGAAAATAGTTTTATCTACTCTTCAGTCACTAATCAGGGTATGGCTTATTTTAACAAAGATGGAGATCTTCTGATCGAAATACTAGACAGAGCTACAAATTCTATTAATACGCTTGTCTACAAATTAAAGAACTAATATCCATATTTGCCCTTCCAACGTTTTTTTAAAAAATCGCGTTGAGCATTTTCTCGCTGATTATTTCCTGGTTCGTAAAAGGTGGTATCTTTTACCTGATCTGGTAGAAATTCTGCGGCTGCAAAGTTGTTTTCATAATTATGAGCATATTGATAGTTATCACCGTAGCCAAGGTCTTTCATAAGTTTGGTAGGTGCATTTCTAATAGATAAAGGAACAGGAAGATTTCCGGTTTGTTTTACCAAACTTTGCGCTTTATTAATAGCCATATAGGAAGCATTGCTTTTAGCTGAAGTAGCGAGATAGATTACACACTGACTTAGAATAATTCGGGATTCAGGAAATCCAATAGTGGTTACCGCCTGAAATGTATTATTTGCCATGATAAGCGCCGTGGGATTGGCATTTCCAATATCTTCACTAGCAAGTATCAGCAATCTACGTGCTATGAATTTAACATCTTCACCGCCTTCAATCATACGTGCTAACCAATATACAGCCGCATTGGGATCACTGCCCCTTATAGATTTTATGAAAGCTGAAATGATGTCATAATGTTGCTCCCCAGTCTTATCGTAGAGAACGGTATTCTGTTGTACTTTGTTCATCACCATGTCATTGGTAATTTCTACCGGGGATTCTCCCGTGCTTACAAGAAGTTCAAATATGTTGAGAAGTTTTCTGGCATCGCCACCGCTTAACCGTAAGAGAGCTTCGGTTTCCGTTAGCTTAACATTCTTTTTATTGATAATAGGATCTTCTCTCATTGCCCGCTCTAATAGTGCAATAAGTTCTTCTTTCCCAAATGGTTGTAAAACATAGATCTGGCACCTAGAAAGTAGTGCAGAGATCACCTCGAAACTTGGATTTTCTGTAGTTGCGCCTATTAAAGTTACCCATCCTTTTTCTACTGCAGCTAATAACGAATCTTGTTGAGATTTACTAAACCTATGAATCTCATCTATAAACAAGATAGGATTCTTAGTTGTAAATAGTCCTTCCCCCTTTTTAGCCCTTTCAATAACTTCTCTTATATCCTTAACCCCGCTATTTATAGCACTAAGAGTATAAAAAGGTCTTTTGCTCTCCTGAGCTATTATATTAGCCAAAGTAGTTTTTCCAACTCCTGGAGGTCCCCATAAAATTAAAGAAGGAATCATTCCCTGTTTAATTTGCTGACTTAAGGCGCCTTTTTCTCCTACTAGGTGCTGCTGGCTTAAGTAATCTGCTAATTTCTTTGGTCTTAATCTCTCTGCTAAAGGTTCATTCATAATGCAAAGGTACTAATTAGACTCAAACCTAGATTATCTATATTGTTAAACGGGGATAGACATTTTGTCAAAAAAGTAATTTAAGCATGAGATTTGATTTAAGAAGATAGCGAAGAGATACCATTTAAGATGGTATTTAATTCTTAATTTTAAATATCAAATCACGTAATCATTGAAAGATAGTAATCCATTTAAATTTTCCACTAGAGTAATAGGGTATCCTTTACTTTTTGTACTTCTTATTTGGATGGTGTTTTGGGTGGAAATAAGATTTGGTTTAGATTTTAATTATTTAGGGATAAGACCTCGAGAAATTGTAGGTTTAAGAGGGGTGTTGTTATCGCCATTTATTCATGCAGATATAAAACACCTCTTTAATAATTCTATACCGCTACTTATATTAAGTATGGCGCTATTTTATTTTTATCGAGAGCTAAGTTGGAAGATCTTGATCTATGGAATATTGCTTACCGGTATTCTCACTTGGTTAATTGGTAGGCCGGCAAATCATATTGGTGCCAGTGGATTGATCTACTTGTTAGCTTCCTTTTTATTTTTTAAGGGTATATTCTCTAAATTCTATAGGCTGATGGCCTTATCATTTATCGTAGTTTTTTCTTACGGGGGAATGATGTGGTTTGTAATGCCAGTAGATCCTAGTATATCCTGGGAAGGGCATTTATCTGGATTTGTAGTAGGTCTTATTTTCTCTTTTATTTATAAAAAGGAAATAGTTGAACCTCCAAAATATGAATGGGAGCAGCCAGAT is from Gillisia sp. Hel1_33_143 and encodes:
- a CDS encoding replication-associated recombination protein A; translated protein: MNEPLAERLRPKKLADYLSQQHLVGEKGALSQQIKQGMIPSLILWGPPGVGKTTLANIIAQESKRPFYTLSAINSGVKDIREVIERAKKGEGLFTTKNPILFIDEIHRFSKSQQDSLLAAVEKGWVTLIGATTENPSFEVISALLSRCQIYVLQPFGKEELIALLERAMREDPIINKKNVKLTETEALLRLSGGDARKLLNIFELLVSTGESPVEITNDMVMNKVQQNTVLYDKTGEQHYDIISAFIKSIRGSDPNAAVYWLARMIEGGEDVKFIARRLLILASEDIGNANPTALIMANNTFQAVTTIGFPESRIILSQCVIYLATSAKSNASYMAINKAQSLVKQTGNLPVPLSIRNAPTKLMKDLGYGDNYQYAHNYENNFAAAEFLPDQVKDTTFYEPGNNQRENAQRDFLKKRWKGKYGY
- a CDS encoding YjjG family noncanonical pyrimidine nucleotidase — its product is MKFDNIQHVYFDLDHTLWDFDKNSALTFEMILKQERIDIDLSEFLDVYIPINSNYWELYRNDQISKESLRSGRLKDSFEQLKMNIPLETVDSLATKYLEYLPQNNHLLEDTLEILEYLKPNYKLHIITNGFEEVQNDKLNNSKISKFFTTITTSEEAGVKKPNTKIFNLALEKASAYPENSIMIGDNFEADILGAKNAGMKFLYFDYYQKREVLECLQIQKLKEIYEYL
- a CDS encoding rhomboid family intramembrane serine protease, yielding MKDSNPFKFSTRVIGYPLLFVLLIWMVFWVEIRFGLDFNYLGIRPREIVGLRGVLLSPFIHADIKHLFNNSIPLLILSMALFYFYRELSWKILIYGILLTGILTWLIGRPANHIGASGLIYLLASFLFFKGIFSKFYRLMALSFIVVFSYGGMMWFVMPVDPSISWEGHLSGFVVGLIFSFIYKKEIVEPPKYEWEQPDYSEENDLFMQHFDADGNFVERKEEPEYQEPDYHYIFKKSEEE
- a CDS encoding DUF5723 family protein, which encodes MRIVISIILFLCFSVLTAQNKQLLYNVSALPQTLMSNPGANINFDGHIGIPFLSQISFAVGSSGVDMHDIFKTSSNGINSRITNTIQRLTNQDYFMVNEQIEILSLGWRINKDNYLSAGVYQETDLFAYFPKDPMVLINEGNNDYLNVPFKFEDVSFTGEVLTVYHLGWNKRMDNKLTLGARLKLYSGIFNVESTDNSGTFTTRETPEGLNYYRHFASGIDIRVNTSGYASLKDDSKTVQEASKEILKRSFFGGNVGAGIDLGATYKIDQNFVVTGAIQDFGLMYQREDVENYLYYGTYETSGIEPLFPEVAPGGKAIPYWDIFEDEVDANLKDETIQESYITWRPLKINTSLQYGFGETVGPCNYLRPLKRRFENIFGIQLFGVKRPRGLKYAFTMFYDRKFTPDLRMKITYTLDDFSYANVGLMVSKKINNFNLYLAADNLFGYINLARSQHQALQMGLQFIFIK